In a genomic window of Gossypium arboreum isolate Shixiya-1 chromosome 9, ASM2569848v2, whole genome shotgun sequence:
- the LOC108454771 gene encoding RHOMBOID-like protein 4 gives MVTDPSPQIPMRASSKRSNNSIHPVDVETPPVRTPTPIIYREIKHFKKWIPWLVPAFVVANTVMFIITMYVNNCPKNSVSCVADFLGRFSFQPFKENPLLGPSSATLLKMGALHVKEVVDGDQGWRLITCNWLHGGVFHLLANMLSLLVIGIRLEREFGFIRVGLIYIISGFGGSLMSALFLQSNISVGASGALFGILGCMLSELITNWTIYANKVASFVTLLVIIAVNLAVGILPHVDNFAHIGGFLTGFLLGFVFLIRPQFGWVSQRYAPPGHSSSARPKFKKYQCILWAVSLILVIVGLSLGLVMLLRGVNANDHCSWCHYLSCVPTSRWSCNTEPAYCSSTQLGSQVNVTCSTNGRTTTYFLPGASSSKIQSLCSQQCS, from the exons ATGGTTACCGACCCTTCACCCCAAATCCCAATGAGGGCCAGTTCAAAGAGGTCAAACAATTCGATACACCCAGTTGATGTGGAAACCCCACCTGTTAGGACTCCAACACCAATCATTTACAGAGAAATCAAGCATTTCAAGAAATGGATACCTTGGTTGGTTCCTGCTTTTGTTGTTGCTAACACTGTTATGTTTATCATCACCATGTACGTCAACAATTGTCCCAAGAATTCTGTTTCTTGCGTTGCTGATTTCTTAGGCAGATTCTCCTTTCAGCCTTTTAAGGAGAATCCTCTTCTGGGTCCTTCTTCCGCCAC GCTGCTGAAGATGGGGGCTTTACATGTGAAGGAAGTAGTTGATGGAGACCAAGGATGGCGTCTCATCACTTGCAATTGGTTACATGGAGGGGTTTTTCATTTGCTGGCAAATATGTTGAGTCTTTTAGTCATTGGAATCCGGCTTGAAAGAGAATTCGGATTCA TACGGGTTGGATTGATATATATCATCTCTGGATTTGGAGGGAGCTTGATGTCTGCTCTTTTCCTCCAGTCAAACATCTCAGTTGGTGCCTCTGGTGCACTTTTTGGAATACTTGGATGCATGCTCTCTGAACTCATTACTAATTGGACAATATATGCTAATAAG GTGGCATCATTTGTGACTCTCCTGGTCATCATTGCCGTTAATTTAGCAGTTGGAATCCTACCACATGTCGACAACTTTGCTCACATTGGAGGATTTCTCACCGGTTTCCTTCTTGGATTTGTATTTCTCATCCGCCCCCAGTTTGGATGGGTTAGTCAAAGATATGCTCCTCCTGGACATTCAAGTTCAGCCCGACCTAAATTCAAGAAGTATCAGTGCATTTTGTGGGCTGTTTCTTTGATCCTTGTAATTGTGGG TTTGAGTCTTGGATTGGTTATGCTCCTACGTGGAGTCAATGCAAATGATCATTGTTCTTGGTGTCATTACTTGTCCTGCGTACCTACTTCAAGATGGAGCTGCAATACAGAGCCTGCGTACTGCTCG TCCACCCAACTAGGCAGCCAAGTTAATGTAACTTGCTCCACCAACGGAAGGACCACCACATACTTTTTGCCGGGTGCAAGCAGTTCTAAGATCCAGAGCTTATGTTCTCAGCAGTGCAGCtga
- the LOC108454199 gene encoding ribonuclease II, chloroplastic/mitochondrial isoform X1, which translates to MMAVRAVNGGSLFRTAASPPLLTFGCRFRQFSSLPFRRNSELGLRFPFFCCGNQFLGYGGGLSRSVHSLVDCVMEELTAWRSRRRIRATVKLTTSGELLEDKLVNQEIEKGLLLEFKKDSDRVLLGVAQRPDGKKNWMVYDQNGVTSSIKPQQITYIVPGVENFDHAEISKFLQKAQENLDPTLLEIAWVELLEKNASVTAEELAEMIFGSSEPLESYCAHLLLSKDEVYFTVLATKGSRTIYGPRPTGQVHVEELLHKKLAKDAAEKELQDFVQLIVSAKAKPALAKPPKSSWMVDEKIQYKIESLEAYAIDACKSDEQRKTAGMILKAMGLTKTASSALNLLINIGYFPVHVNLDLLKLNILTDHSDEIIAAAESLLSDSSDSDEMNREDLTHLKVYAIDVDEADELDDALSATKLQDGRMKIWIHVADPTRYVEPGSMVDREALRRGTSVFLPTGTYPMFPEKLAMEGMSLKQGELCNAVSVSVILHSDGSIAEYSVQNSIIKPTYMLTYESATELLHLNLEEEAELKILSEAAALRLKWRRQQGAIDTSTLEARIKVVNPEDLEPSINLYVENQADPAMRLVSEMMILCGEVVATFGSCNNIPLPYRGQPQSNIDVSAYSHLPEGPVRSSAIVRIMRAAEIDFRKPIRHGVLGLPGYVQFTSPIRRYLDLLAHYQVKAFLKGETPPFSAGQLEGIASIVNMQVRVVRKLSASSLRYWIIEFLRRQPREKKYRALILRFIKDRIAALFVVEVGLQASAWVSIGSQVGDEVEVQVEEAHPRDDVLYLKEVLRN; encoded by the exons ATGATGGCTGTTCGCGCCGTCAACGGTGGTTCTTTGTTTCGTACCGCCGCTTCGCCTCCTCTGTTGACGTTTGGCTGCCGGTTCCGCCAATTCAGCTCCTTACCGTTTCGCCGAAACTCTGAGTTAGGGCTTCGATTTCCTTTTTTTTGTTGCGGGAATCAGTTTCTAGGATATGGCGGTGGCCTTTCGCGTTCGGTTCATAGTCTCGTTGATTGCGTCATGGAAGAGCTAACAGCTTGGCGCAGTCGCAGAAGAATTCGCGCCACTGTCAA gCTAACGACTAGTGGTGAGCTTCTTGAAGATAAACTTGTCAAtcaagaaatagaaaagggattGCTGCTGGAGTTTAAGAAGGATTCAGATAGGGTATTGCTCGGAGTTGCTCAGAGGCCTGATGGAAAGAAGAACTGGATGGTGTACGATCAG AATGGTGTCACATCATCTATCAAACCACAACAAATTACATATATTGTTCCAGGTGTAGAAAATTTTGATCATGCTGAGATCTCAAAATTTCTCCAAAAAGCTCAGGAAAACTTG GACCCAACATTGCTTGAGATTGCTTGGGTTGAGCTTCTTGAAAAGAATGCGTCAGTGACAGCAGAAGAATTGGCTGAG ATGATATTTGGTAGTTCAGAGCCTCTTGAGAGCTATTGTGCCCATCTTTTGCTATCAAAAGATGAAGTATACTTCACTGTGCTGGCAACAAAGGGTTCTCGTACGATTTATGGGCCTCGACCAACAGGACAAGTACAT GTGGAAGAACTTTTACACAAGAAGCTTGCCAAGGATGCCGCTGAGAAAGAACTTCAGGACTTTGTACAATTAATTGTCTCTGCTAAAGCAAAGCCTGCACTTGCTAAACCTCCCAAATCTTCCTGGATGGTGGATGAGAAAATCCAATACAAAATTGAATCCCTTGAAGCATATGCCATTGATGCCTGCAAAAGTGATGAGCAAAGGAAAACTGCTGGAATG ATCCTGAAGGCAATGGGACTAACAAAAACAGCATCCTCTGCACTAAACCTTCTCATAAACATTGGTTATTTTCCTGTGCATGTCAATCTTGATCTGTTAAAGTTAAACATTCTTACAGATCATTCTGATGAGATTATAGCTGCTGCTGAAAGTCTTCTGTCTGATTCATCTGACTCAGATGAG ATGAACAGAGAGGATCTTACTCATTTGAAGGTTTATGCTATTGATGTTGATGAGGCTGATGAG CTTGATGATGCCTTAAGTGCAACAAAGTTGCAAGATGGCCGTATGAAAATATGGATACATGTTGCAGATCCAACTAGATATGTTGAACCTGGGAGCATGGTAGACAG GGAAGCACTGAGAAGAGGAACCTCTGTTTTCTTGCCAACTGGCACTTATCCTATGTTTCCTGAGAAACTTGCTATGGAGGGAATGAGTTTGAAACAAGGAGAACTTTGCAATGCGGTCAGTGTCTCTGTTATCCTGCACTCTGATGGCAG CATTGCAGAGTATTCAGTTCAAAACTCGATTATTAAACCAACTTATATGCTGACCTATGAGAGTGCAACTGAGCTGCTTCATTTGAACCTGGAAGAGGAGGCTGAACTGAAGATTCTATCTGAAGCAGCTGCTCTAAGGTTAAAGTGGCGTCGCCAGCAG GGTGCAATTGATACATCCACCCTAGAAGCTCGCATTAAAGTAGTTAACCCAGAAGACCTTGAACCATCAATCAATCTTTATGTTGAAAACCAAGCAGACCCTGCAATGCGGCTTGTTTCTGAGATGATGATACTTTGTGGAGAAGTTGTAGCCACATTTGGATCTTGCAATAACATCCCTTTACCCTATAGAGGACAGCCACAGTCAAATATTGATGTTTCTGCATATTCACATCTTCCTGAAGGGCCAGTTCGAAGCTCTGCCATTGTTAGAATAATGCGTGCAGCTGAAATTGATTTCAGGAAGCCTATTCGTCATGGGGTTCTTGGACTTCCCGGTTATGTTCAGTTTACATCACCCATCCGTAGATATTTAGATCTCCTTGCTCACTATCAG GTGAAGGCATTTCTTAAAGGTGAAACTCCACCTTTTTCAGCTGGTCAGCTAGAAGGGATTGCATCAATAGTAAATATGCAAGTTAGAGTTGTAAGAAAGCTCTCAGCCAGCAGTCTCCGGTATTGGATAATAGAGTTTCTGAGAAGGCAGCCAAGGGAAAAAAAATATCGTGCATTGATCCTCAGATTCATCAAGGACAGGATTGCAGCCTTATTTGTAGTTGAG GTGGGACTTCAGGCATCTGCATGGGTGTCTATAGGATCTCAGGTAGGAGATGAAGTAGAAGTTCAAGTTGAAGAAGCGCATCCTCGCGATGATGTTCTTTACCTTAAGGAGGTTCTTAGAAACTGA
- the LOC108454199 gene encoding ribonuclease II, chloroplastic/mitochondrial isoform X2 — MMAVRAVNGGSLFRTAASPPLLTFGCRFRQFSSLPFRRNSELGLRFPFFCCGNQFLGYGGGLSRSVHSLVDCVMEELTAWRSRRRIRATVKLTTSGELLEDKLVNQEIEKGLLLEFKKDSDRVLLGVAQRPDGKKNWMVYDQNGVTSSIKPQQITYIVPGVENFDHAEISKFLQKAQENLDPTLLEIAWVELLEKNASVTAEELAEMIFGSSEPLESYCAHLLLSKDEVYFTVLATKGSRTIYGPRPTGQVEELLHKKLAKDAAEKELQDFVQLIVSAKAKPALAKPPKSSWMVDEKIQYKIESLEAYAIDACKSDEQRKTAGMILKAMGLTKTASSALNLLINIGYFPVHVNLDLLKLNILTDHSDEIIAAAESLLSDSSDSDEMNREDLTHLKVYAIDVDEADELDDALSATKLQDGRMKIWIHVADPTRYVEPGSMVDREALRRGTSVFLPTGTYPMFPEKLAMEGMSLKQGELCNAVSVSVILHSDGSIAEYSVQNSIIKPTYMLTYESATELLHLNLEEEAELKILSEAAALRLKWRRQQGAIDTSTLEARIKVVNPEDLEPSINLYVENQADPAMRLVSEMMILCGEVVATFGSCNNIPLPYRGQPQSNIDVSAYSHLPEGPVRSSAIVRIMRAAEIDFRKPIRHGVLGLPGYVQFTSPIRRYLDLLAHYQVKAFLKGETPPFSAGQLEGIASIVNMQVRVVRKLSASSLRYWIIEFLRRQPREKKYRALILRFIKDRIAALFVVEVGLQASAWVSIGSQVGDEVEVQVEEAHPRDDVLYLKEVLRN, encoded by the exons ATGATGGCTGTTCGCGCCGTCAACGGTGGTTCTTTGTTTCGTACCGCCGCTTCGCCTCCTCTGTTGACGTTTGGCTGCCGGTTCCGCCAATTCAGCTCCTTACCGTTTCGCCGAAACTCTGAGTTAGGGCTTCGATTTCCTTTTTTTTGTTGCGGGAATCAGTTTCTAGGATATGGCGGTGGCCTTTCGCGTTCGGTTCATAGTCTCGTTGATTGCGTCATGGAAGAGCTAACAGCTTGGCGCAGTCGCAGAAGAATTCGCGCCACTGTCAA gCTAACGACTAGTGGTGAGCTTCTTGAAGATAAACTTGTCAAtcaagaaatagaaaagggattGCTGCTGGAGTTTAAGAAGGATTCAGATAGGGTATTGCTCGGAGTTGCTCAGAGGCCTGATGGAAAGAAGAACTGGATGGTGTACGATCAG AATGGTGTCACATCATCTATCAAACCACAACAAATTACATATATTGTTCCAGGTGTAGAAAATTTTGATCATGCTGAGATCTCAAAATTTCTCCAAAAAGCTCAGGAAAACTTG GACCCAACATTGCTTGAGATTGCTTGGGTTGAGCTTCTTGAAAAGAATGCGTCAGTGACAGCAGAAGAATTGGCTGAG ATGATATTTGGTAGTTCAGAGCCTCTTGAGAGCTATTGTGCCCATCTTTTGCTATCAAAAGATGAAGTATACTTCACTGTGCTGGCAACAAAGGGTTCTCGTACGATTTATGGGCCTCGACCAACAGGACAA GTGGAAGAACTTTTACACAAGAAGCTTGCCAAGGATGCCGCTGAGAAAGAACTTCAGGACTTTGTACAATTAATTGTCTCTGCTAAAGCAAAGCCTGCACTTGCTAAACCTCCCAAATCTTCCTGGATGGTGGATGAGAAAATCCAATACAAAATTGAATCCCTTGAAGCATATGCCATTGATGCCTGCAAAAGTGATGAGCAAAGGAAAACTGCTGGAATG ATCCTGAAGGCAATGGGACTAACAAAAACAGCATCCTCTGCACTAAACCTTCTCATAAACATTGGTTATTTTCCTGTGCATGTCAATCTTGATCTGTTAAAGTTAAACATTCTTACAGATCATTCTGATGAGATTATAGCTGCTGCTGAAAGTCTTCTGTCTGATTCATCTGACTCAGATGAG ATGAACAGAGAGGATCTTACTCATTTGAAGGTTTATGCTATTGATGTTGATGAGGCTGATGAG CTTGATGATGCCTTAAGTGCAACAAAGTTGCAAGATGGCCGTATGAAAATATGGATACATGTTGCAGATCCAACTAGATATGTTGAACCTGGGAGCATGGTAGACAG GGAAGCACTGAGAAGAGGAACCTCTGTTTTCTTGCCAACTGGCACTTATCCTATGTTTCCTGAGAAACTTGCTATGGAGGGAATGAGTTTGAAACAAGGAGAACTTTGCAATGCGGTCAGTGTCTCTGTTATCCTGCACTCTGATGGCAG CATTGCAGAGTATTCAGTTCAAAACTCGATTATTAAACCAACTTATATGCTGACCTATGAGAGTGCAACTGAGCTGCTTCATTTGAACCTGGAAGAGGAGGCTGAACTGAAGATTCTATCTGAAGCAGCTGCTCTAAGGTTAAAGTGGCGTCGCCAGCAG GGTGCAATTGATACATCCACCCTAGAAGCTCGCATTAAAGTAGTTAACCCAGAAGACCTTGAACCATCAATCAATCTTTATGTTGAAAACCAAGCAGACCCTGCAATGCGGCTTGTTTCTGAGATGATGATACTTTGTGGAGAAGTTGTAGCCACATTTGGATCTTGCAATAACATCCCTTTACCCTATAGAGGACAGCCACAGTCAAATATTGATGTTTCTGCATATTCACATCTTCCTGAAGGGCCAGTTCGAAGCTCTGCCATTGTTAGAATAATGCGTGCAGCTGAAATTGATTTCAGGAAGCCTATTCGTCATGGGGTTCTTGGACTTCCCGGTTATGTTCAGTTTACATCACCCATCCGTAGATATTTAGATCTCCTTGCTCACTATCAG GTGAAGGCATTTCTTAAAGGTGAAACTCCACCTTTTTCAGCTGGTCAGCTAGAAGGGATTGCATCAATAGTAAATATGCAAGTTAGAGTTGTAAGAAAGCTCTCAGCCAGCAGTCTCCGGTATTGGATAATAGAGTTTCTGAGAAGGCAGCCAAGGGAAAAAAAATATCGTGCATTGATCCTCAGATTCATCAAGGACAGGATTGCAGCCTTATTTGTAGTTGAG GTGGGACTTCAGGCATCTGCATGGGTGTCTATAGGATCTCAGGTAGGAGATGAAGTAGAAGTTCAAGTTGAAGAAGCGCATCCTCGCGATGATGTTCTTTACCTTAAGGAGGTTCTTAGAAACTGA